In one uncultured Methanoregula sp. genomic region, the following are encoded:
- a CDS encoding translation initiation factor IF-5A produces the protein MKEQTEIGKIKEGRYIVIEDEPCRVVGIATSKPGKHGAAKARIDAVGIFDGVKRSIVQPVSAKTYVPVVERKSGQVLSIAGNMAQLMDMKDYSNFEIAIPEEKKGAVEVGKEYMYIESMGKKKFD, from the coding sequence ATGAAAGAACAGACTGAAATCGGAAAAATCAAGGAAGGTCGCTATATCGTAATCGAAGATGAACCCTGCCGGGTTGTGGGAATCGCGACATCAAAACCCGGGAAACATGGTGCAGCAAAAGCCCGTATCGATGCAGTAGGAATCTTTGATGGTGTCAAGCGTTCCATTGTCCAGCCTGTATCCGCAAAAACCTACGTACCGGTTGTCGAGCGCAAGAGCGGCCAGGTGCTCTCCATTGCAGGCAATATGGCCCAGCTGATGGATATGAAAGACTATTCCAATTTCGAAATTGCCATCCCTGAAGAGAAGAAAGGGGCTGTGGAAGTCGGGAAAGAGTACATGTACATAGAATCAATGGGAAAGAAAAAATTCGATTAA
- a CDS encoding flagellin — MSADTITTALFLITAVIAAGVLINAIYPVVYNMAGTFSSATHESDQRLRTDFKIVLITANGTTKYGTAWMKNVGSAKISMDEIQRSDVFCGAVGEFKRLDYNSGTSDQWIAVIREPAPANNFWDPGETLEIQFEASSLPATSSTNAYFQLVLPNGIWRSTEFTVN, encoded by the coding sequence ATGTCGGCCGATACCATTACCACTGCTTTGTTTCTCATTACGGCGGTCATTGCCGCGGGTGTACTCATCAATGCCATCTATCCTGTTGTCTACAATATGGCCGGGACATTCTCATCAGCCACCCATGAATCCGATCAGCGGCTTCGTACTGATTTCAAGATTGTTCTCATCACGGCAAATGGAACTACAAAATACGGGACGGCATGGATGAAAAATGTCGGAAGTGCAAAAATTTCTATGGATGAGATCCAGCGATCCGATGTTTTTTGCGGTGCCGTTGGTGAATTTAAACGACTGGATTATAACTCCGGAACCTCTGATCAGTGGATAGCAGTAATCAGAGAACCAGCGCCGGCAAACAATTTCTGGGATCCGGGTGAAACCCTTGAGATACAATTCGAGGCCAGTTCACTCCCGGCAACGTCAAGTACCAATGCATATTTCCAGTTAGTCCTGCCCAACGGAATCTGGCGATCAACCGAATTCACGGTGAATTGA
- a CDS encoding type II/IV secretion system ATPase subunit, which produces MGTLSVAVNLPFTPEVVDSTVDFYNDIESSPLYKMLPANAKEYVKASPHLLEYLHTFPVNTYGIPLFLAELKKDLRTMKSPNLIYPVNDTTFVHILPDPDDVRNFYIPIEPSFLHSVNLMLPVIETKLIDLIDGLDEDPISDKERAEVLKKMLATVAITKPKNVDISQLTGGGAGKQDMKSKMVKFLNTDFTAQKKMKDTKKKNQVPLTPDGKVILTNEEYRAIEYLLIRDKIDMGVLKPFLSDPYIEDISCDGVGPIFIEHKIFKGLKSVIEFKVSSELDEFVVKMAERIKRPITYRNPIVDATLLDGSRINIVYGTAISRHGSNFTIRKVNEVPLSILDIIASNGIDYTAAAYLWVCVEYGMSLFVSGETASGKTTLLNAITAFIPPENKIVTIEDTPELNVPHRNWIREVALAKGKGEGGGAAGEVSMFDLLKSALRQRPNQILVGEIRGVEGSVAFGAMQTGHPVMSTFHAASVEKLIQRLCGDPINIPRTYVDNLNLVVIQSAVKRPDGQLVRRMISCNELVGFNPETQGFTFVEMFSWEPVSDTFVWSGKGSSFLLENKIATMLGMPESRKAEIYLEVEKRAKILERLHKAGYTKFWDLFHMMTKIKKQGLLTIGS; this is translated from the coding sequence ATGGGAACCCTGTCCGTTGCCGTCAACCTTCCGTTCACCCCAGAAGTTGTGGATTCAACGGTCGATTTTTATAATGATATCGAATCCAGCCCCCTCTATAAAATGCTCCCGGCAAATGCCAAAGAGTATGTCAAGGCCAGTCCACACCTCCTTGAATATCTCCACACGTTCCCGGTCAATACCTATGGGATTCCACTCTTTCTTGCAGAGCTGAAAAAAGACCTGCGGACAATGAAAAGTCCCAATCTCATCTATCCGGTAAACGACACAACGTTTGTCCATATCCTTCCGGATCCCGATGATGTGAGGAATTTTTACATCCCCATCGAGCCATCATTCCTGCACAGCGTCAACCTGATGCTGCCGGTTATCGAGACCAAACTCATTGATCTTATTGACGGGCTTGACGAAGATCCCATCAGTGACAAAGAACGGGCGGAAGTCCTCAAAAAGATGCTGGCTACGGTCGCGATCACAAAGCCGAAGAATGTTGATATTTCCCAATTAACCGGTGGTGGGGCCGGGAAACAGGATATGAAATCAAAGATGGTAAAATTTTTGAATACCGATTTTACTGCCCAGAAAAAGATGAAGGACACCAAAAAGAAAAATCAGGTCCCCCTCACTCCGGATGGCAAGGTAATCCTGACAAATGAAGAATACCGGGCTATTGAATACCTGCTGATACGGGACAAGATCGATATGGGTGTACTCAAACCATTCCTCTCTGACCCATACATCGAAGATATATCGTGTGACGGAGTCGGTCCGATCTTCATCGAACACAAGATCTTCAAAGGTTTAAAATCAGTCATCGAGTTCAAGGTATCGAGTGAACTTGATGAATTTGTCGTTAAGATGGCCGAGCGTATCAAACGCCCCATTACGTACCGTAATCCGATTGTAGATGCTACACTCCTTGACGGCTCACGTATCAACATCGTATACGGCACCGCAATCTCCCGCCATGGCAGTAACTTCACGATACGTAAAGTGAACGAGGTGCCGCTGAGCATTCTCGATATTATCGCAAGCAACGGCATTGACTATACGGCTGCAGCATATCTCTGGGTCTGTGTGGAATACGGGATGTCTCTCTTCGTTTCCGGAGAGACCGCCAGCGGAAAAACCACGCTCCTGAACGCAATCACCGCATTCATCCCCCCAGAAAACAAGATTGTAACGATTGAGGATACTCCGGAATTAAACGTTCCCCACCGTAACTGGATCCGGGAGGTTGCACTTGCCAAGGGTAAAGGAGAAGGCGGCGGGGCAGCCGGGGAGGTGTCCATGTTTGACCTGCTTAAATCAGCTCTCCGTCAACGCCCCAACCAGATCCTTGTGGGTGAAATCCGTGGTGTCGAAGGTTCGGTTGCCTTTGGTGCAATGCAGACCGGGCACCCCGTTATGAGCACATTCCACGCTGCATCCGTAGAAAAACTTATCCAGCGTCTCTGCGGTGATCCTATCAATATTCCCAGGACTTATGTCGATAACCTCAATCTCGTGGTTATCCAGAGTGCCGTCAAGCGTCCCGACGGGCAACTGGTACGACGGATGATCAGCTGCAATGAACTTGTCGGGTTCAACCCTGAAACCCAGGGTTTCACGTTCGTTGAGATGTTCAGCTGGGAACCGGTCTCGGATACGTTTGTCTGGTCGGGTAAGGGAAGCTCATTCTTACTCGAGAACAAGATTGCCACCATGCTTGGCATGCCTGAAAGCAGAAAAGCTGAAATATACCTGGAAGTAGAAAAACGGGCAAAGATCCTGGAACGACTCCATAAAGCCGGATATACCAAGTTCTGGGATCTGTTCCACATGATGACGAAGATCAAGAAACAGGGTCTCCTGACCATCGGTTCCTGA
- a CDS encoding bifunctional fructose-bisphosphatase/inositol-phosphate phosphatase: protein MDFFSACNDMASDVTESISDLVGTAEGGITLKMGADKTPTKKIDQVAEDCVLHYLQENSLCSLLISEEAGRVEMDGGEGTIFLDPVDGTFNALAGIPFYALSLAYAREGVIEKAFVRNLAFEETFTAELGVSARCNGKSIHTSDIANLDECAVSVYGRKFNPSGVMHLGQKIRRWRLLGASALELCYVASGRIDAFIDLRGTLRVTDAAAGMLICAEAGGRVTDLEGNKIQFPDDVSIGRCLIATNGIVHHKVIEYLR, encoded by the coding sequence ATGGATTTTTTTTCTGCATGCAATGACATGGCAAGTGATGTCACAGAGAGTATTTCAGATCTTGTGGGAACCGCGGAAGGTGGAATTACGCTCAAGATGGGCGCAGATAAAACTCCCACAAAAAAAATAGACCAGGTTGCAGAAGATTGTGTTCTCCATTATCTGCAGGAAAATTCCCTCTGCTCGCTCCTCATAAGTGAAGAAGCCGGCAGGGTTGAAATGGACGGGGGTGAAGGTACGATTTTTCTCGATCCGGTTGATGGGACCTTCAATGCCCTGGCAGGAATTCCGTTCTATGCACTCTCTCTCGCATATGCACGGGAGGGAGTTATAGAAAAAGCATTCGTGCGCAACCTTGCTTTTGAAGAAACATTCACAGCAGAACTGGGTGTCAGCGCGCGGTGTAACGGAAAGTCCATCCATACTTCGGATATTGCCAACCTTGATGAATGCGCTGTAAGTGTTTATGGCCGGAAGTTCAATCCATCCGGAGTTATGCACCTCGGTCAGAAAATCCGGAGATGGCGCCTCCTGGGAGCTTCTGCACTTGAGCTCTGCTATGTTGCGTCGGGACGGATTGATGCATTCATCGACCTGCGGGGAACCCTCCGGGTAACTGACGCTGCTGCCGGGATGTTGATCTGTGCTGAAGCCGGGGGCCGTGTCACCGATCTCGAGGGGAATAAGATCCAGTTCCCTGATGACGTCAGTATTGGCCGGTGCCTGATAGCTACTAACGGGATTGTCCACCATAAAGTGATTGAATACCTGAGGTGA
- a CDS encoding amino acid-binding protein — MKLEMKDSPGQLVAALKPISDVGGNIIAVIHQREPDSDTDILDVQIVLELPEGRLEKLKGLLREQGVHIQRIGEERLLYTRTVIMIGHLMHTDLSDTVGQIDSTGFAEVSELSMCMPAVNERSSSRITIKAVSRDDMAAALAILRRVALQKSLLLIEPLEDIA, encoded by the coding sequence ATGAAGCTCGAAATGAAAGATTCACCGGGTCAGCTTGTAGCAGCGTTGAAGCCAATTTCCGATGTGGGGGGAAACATCATTGCCGTCATCCACCAGCGGGAACCCGATTCGGATACTGATATCCTGGATGTCCAGATTGTTCTTGAACTGCCTGAAGGACGGCTGGAAAAACTTAAGGGCCTCCTCCGTGAGCAGGGAGTCCATATCCAGCGTATCGGGGAGGAGCGACTGTTATACACCCGGACTGTCATCATGATCGGTCATCTGATGCATACCGATCTGTCTGACACTGTCGGGCAGATTGATTCAACCGGATTTGCCGAAGTCAGCGAGCTCTCCATGTGTATGCCGGCAGTAAATGAGCGATCTTCTTCACGGATAACCATAAAGGCAGTGAGCAGGGATGATATGGCGGCAGCACTTGCAATCCTCCGAAGGGTTGCGCTCCAGAAATCCCTCCTGCTCATAGAACCGCTGGAGGATATTGCATGA
- a CDS encoding NAD(+)/NADH kinase, with translation MKALIVSRIDNKDALAFTLKIRDLLEQEGCFTVFDSDTAAALGTAGTPVGDIPADFCIIVGGDGTILRTIQQLEVQIPVLGINWGEVGFLADLEPSEAMEFIRRIPSGFSIEERMRIALVKDGRCLGIALNEALIVTTRPAKMLRFTIVVDGVAAEQFRADGLLISTPTGSTAYAMSAGGPIVDPRIHGFLLVPLAPYMLSSRPHLISSNRNLSIRLESSKTANLVIDGQQTYELGTSTSIDVMMFKNPALFIDVKRNFFEKVDNKLRRL, from the coding sequence TTGAAAGCACTCATTGTTTCCCGGATCGATAACAAGGATGCCCTGGCTTTCACGCTGAAAATCAGAGATCTTCTGGAGCAGGAAGGATGTTTTACGGTTTTTGATTCGGATACTGCCGCTGCGCTCGGTACAGCAGGTACACCCGTGGGGGATATTCCCGCGGATTTTTGCATCATTGTCGGAGGCGACGGTACAATTCTCCGTACCATCCAGCAACTGGAGGTCCAGATACCGGTTCTTGGCATAAACTGGGGGGAAGTTGGTTTCCTTGCAGATCTGGAACCTTCAGAAGCCATGGAGTTTATCCGGAGGATTCCATCCGGATTCTCTATTGAGGAACGAATGAGAATTGCTCTGGTAAAAGATGGCAGATGTCTGGGGATTGCGCTCAACGAAGCACTCATTGTGACAACGAGGCCGGCAAAAATGCTCCGTTTCACGATCGTGGTTGATGGCGTAGCAGCAGAACAGTTCAGGGCAGATGGTCTCCTGATCAGTACCCCAACCGGTTCAACCGCATACGCCATGAGTGCCGGGGGTCCCATTGTCGATCCACGCATCCATGGATTTCTTCTCGTACCTCTTGCACCCTATATGCTCTCTTCCCGGCCGCACCTTATCAGCAGCAACCGCAACCTGAGCATCCGGCTCGAGAGCTCCAAAACCGCAAACCTGGTTATTGACGGGCAACAGACATACGAACTCGGGACCTCAACTTCCATAGACGTGATGATGTTTAAAAACCCGGCCCTGTTCATTGATGTGAAACGTAATTTCTTTGAAAAGGTCGATAATAAACTTCGCCGTTTATAA
- a CDS encoding homoserine dehydrogenase has translation MRVALIGMGSVGRGVAETLVKKDLGIIITGIADSRSGCMDSNGIDIPSVLAAKKNGGSCGNPHISASDVIKKAEYDVLIEVTPTNALTGEPAIGHIKTALARKKHVVTSNKGPIALACKELRTMAQKNHVALRYEATVAGAIPIMHTLEHGLAGNEILGLFGVLNGTCNYILTRMAAEGLTYEQALLEAREMGYAEADPTYDVQGIDAAIKLVILANTIWDNGMTLNNVDRTGIDLLTADALRLAEEDGCTIRLIAEAIPRKNILRISPRIIEKNHPLVVEGTLNALTLETDLAKEITLIGRGAGSIETASAIIGDLLFIRDRYVQRS, from the coding sequence ATGCGGGTTGCACTCATTGGTATGGGATCGGTTGGCCGTGGTGTTGCCGAAACCCTGGTAAAAAAGGACCTGGGGATCATTATCACCGGGATCGCCGATTCCCGGAGCGGTTGCATGGACAGTAACGGTATCGATATTCCATCGGTTCTCGCTGCCAAGAAGAACGGGGGTTCCTGCGGCAATCCTCACATTTCCGCATCGGACGTGATAAAAAAAGCCGAGTATGATGTTCTGATAGAAGTTACACCAACGAATGCGCTTACCGGTGAACCGGCTATCGGGCATATAAAAACGGCACTTGCACGAAAAAAACACGTGGTTACTTCAAACAAAGGTCCGATTGCACTGGCATGCAAAGAGTTACGGACGATGGCACAAAAGAACCATGTGGCACTCAGGTACGAAGCCACGGTGGCCGGTGCAATCCCCATCATGCACACACTCGAGCACGGCCTTGCAGGTAATGAGATTCTCGGGCTTTTCGGGGTTCTGAACGGAACCTGCAATTATATACTTACACGGATGGCTGCCGAAGGACTAACCTATGAGCAGGCATTACTGGAGGCACGGGAAATGGGATATGCCGAGGCAGATCCAACCTATGATGTTCAGGGTATCGATGCCGCGATAAAACTGGTGATCCTTGCCAATACTATCTGGGATAATGGCATGACACTGAATAATGTAGACCGGACGGGAATCGATCTCCTTACTGCCGATGCCCTCCGCCTCGCCGAAGAAGACGGGTGCACTATCCGCCTGATAGCTGAAGCGATCCCGCGAAAGAATATCCTCCGCATCTCTCCCAGGATTATTGAGAAAAATCACCCCCTCGTTGTCGAAGGAACCTTAAATGCCCTGACTCTCGAGACCGATCTTGCAAAAGAGATTACCCTTATTGGAAGGGGTGCAGGATCGATCGAGACCGCGAGTGCTATCATCGGTGACCTGCTCTTCATCCGCGATCGCTATGTCCAGCGTTCTTGA
- a CDS encoding archaellin/type IV pilin N-terminal domain-containing protein — protein sequence MRSFNHENAFTGLEAAIVLIAFVVVAAVFSYVVLGAGFFTTQKSQEVVHTGVQQASSTLEIVGNVYGTGSAGQSISKINFTCALAPGGTPVDFDKVVMTYSNSSVLETLARGTKGNAPNAGQWTIAKVQNEVTNDDVLEKGEQFDIVASPTNAILKNDQFQIEIKPAIGAALAISRTAPASIQAVNTIY from the coding sequence ATGAGATCATTCAACCATGAAAATGCATTCACCGGCCTCGAGGCAGCGATTGTGCTTATCGCATTCGTTGTCGTTGCGGCGGTGTTCTCGTACGTGGTGCTCGGCGCCGGGTTCTTCACTACCCAGAAGAGCCAGGAAGTCGTCCACACGGGTGTACAGCAGGCGAGCTCAACCCTTGAAATCGTTGGAAATGTCTATGGTACAGGTTCAGCAGGCCAGTCAATTTCCAAGATTAATTTCACCTGTGCACTTGCTCCGGGCGGAACCCCCGTGGACTTTGACAAAGTCGTCATGACCTACAGTAATTCATCAGTACTGGAAACACTTGCACGGGGAACGAAAGGTAATGCTCCGAATGCCGGGCAATGGACTATCGCAAAGGTCCAGAATGAAGTGACCAATGACGATGTTCTTGAAAAAGGCGAACAATTCGATATTGTGGCCTCCCCGACAAATGCAATTCTCAAGAACGATCAATTCCAGATTGAGATTAAACCTGCCATTGGTGCGGCTCTCGCTATCTCCCGTACTGCCCCGGCGTCAATCCAGGCTGTAAACACAATCTACTAA
- a CDS encoding ATPase domain-containing protein has product MAHISDLMGGEDRQIISTGNSELDKKIADGLPLESLTLIEGENDTGKSVLTQQIIWGAMKQGLSVDLFTTESTSKSFIKQMESMSLDISEYFAWGYLKIFPLHVVGFEWKKEEMEGILARLISHIQQSKSQVIVVDSLTLFTEYAQTDTILTFFTNCKSLVDHGKTILVTLHTYAFEEDTLVRIRSICDAHLNMKKALVGDKYVMVMEVIKVRGARKTTGNLVSFEVHPGYGMKIIPMSFARV; this is encoded by the coding sequence ATGGCTCACATTTCTGACCTGATGGGGGGGGAAGACCGGCAGATTATCTCCACTGGAAACAGCGAACTGGATAAAAAAATTGCTGACGGCCTTCCCCTCGAATCGCTCACACTCATTGAAGGTGAAAACGATACCGGGAAGAGCGTACTCACCCAGCAGATCATCTGGGGTGCCATGAAACAGGGCCTGTCCGTTGATCTCTTCACAACCGAGAGCACAAGCAAGAGTTTCATCAAACAGATGGAATCCATGAGTCTGGATATTTCGGAGTACTTTGCCTGGGGTTACCTGAAAATATTCCCCCTTCACGTAGTCGGGTTCGAATGGAAAAAAGAGGAGATGGAAGGGATCCTTGCACGTCTTATCAGCCACATCCAGCAGAGTAAATCACAGGTTATTGTCGTCGATTCCCTCACGCTTTTTACCGAATACGCCCAGACCGATACGATCCTTACTTTTTTTACCAACTGCAAATCCCTGGTTGATCACGGGAAAACAATTCTCGTTACCCTCCATACGTACGCCTTTGAAGAAGATACCCTGGTTCGCATCCGTTCAATCTGCGATGCCCATCTGAACATGAAAAAAGCCCTTGTCGGTGACAAGTATGTCATGGTTATGGAAGTTATCAAAGTCCGGGGTGCCCGGAAAACCACGGGTAACCTTGTGAGTTTCGAAGTTCACCCGGGGTATGGCATGAAGATCATCCCCATGAGTTTTGCGAGGGTCTGA